The following are encoded together in the Streptomyces sp. NBC_00341 genome:
- a CDS encoding chaplin — protein sequence MIKKIVAAAAVTGGLVLAGAGMAVADAGAQGAAIGSPGVLSGNVVQVPVHIPVNLCGNTVNVIGLLNPSFGNTCVNA from the coding sequence ATGATCAAGAAGATCGTCGCCGCTGCGGCTGTCACCGGTGGTCTGGTGCTCGCGGGCGCCGGCATGGCCGTCGCCGACGCGGGCGCCCAGGGTGCCGCTATCGGCAGCCCCGGCGTGCTCTCGGGCAACGTCGTCCAGGTTCCGGTTCACATCCCGGTCAACCTCTGCGGCAACACCGTTAACGTCATCGGTCTGCTGAACCCGTCCTTCGGCAACACCTGCGTCAACGCCTGA
- a CDS encoding histidine phosphatase family protein translates to MPTLILVRHGRSTANTAGVLAGRTPGVALDERGAEQAAALPARLAALPLVAAVSSPLQRCRETLRPLLDARPELPLHTEERISECDYGDWSGRKLAELTDEPLMTVVQQHPSAAAFPGGESMRAMQARAVDAVREWNARIEAEHGENAVYVMCSHGDIIKSLVADALGMHLDLFQRVHADPCSVTAIRYTRLRPFLLRLGDTGDLAPLAPREPSPDETKTAGTEADAAVGGGAGAP, encoded by the coding sequence ATGCCCACCCTGATCCTCGTACGCCACGGACGCTCCACCGCCAACACGGCCGGGGTGCTCGCGGGCCGGACCCCCGGCGTCGCGCTCGACGAGCGCGGCGCCGAGCAGGCCGCGGCGCTCCCCGCACGGCTGGCCGCACTGCCGCTCGTCGCGGCCGTCAGCAGCCCCCTGCAGCGCTGCCGCGAGACGCTGCGCCCCCTGCTCGACGCCCGGCCGGAACTGCCGCTGCACACCGAGGAGCGCATCAGCGAGTGCGACTACGGTGACTGGTCGGGCCGCAAGCTCGCCGAACTCACCGACGAGCCGCTGATGACGGTCGTGCAGCAGCACCCGTCGGCGGCGGCCTTCCCCGGCGGCGAGTCCATGAGGGCGATGCAGGCACGCGCCGTCGACGCGGTCCGGGAGTGGAACGCGCGGATCGAGGCGGAGCACGGTGAGAACGCCGTCTACGTGATGTGCTCGCACGGGGACATCATCAAGTCCCTTGTGGCCGACGCGCTCGGCATGCACCTGGACCTCTTCCAGCGGGTCCACGCCGACCCGTGCTCGGTCACCGCGATCCGTTACACCAGGCTGCGGCCCTTCCTGCTGAGGCTGGGCGACACGGGCGATCTCGCCCCGCTGGCGCCGCGCGAACCGTCTCCCGACGAGACGAAGACGGCCGGTACGGAGGCCGATGCCGCGGTCGGGGGCGGCGCTGGGGCGCCGTGA
- the corA gene encoding magnesium/cobalt transporter CorA, translated as MRAVIVDCAIYRDGRRTDGPADFSDALDEARATGDAFLWIGLHEPTEKEFELVSSEFGLHPLAVEDALAAHQRPKLEVYDDSLFAVIKPVVYDHESDTVSADELMVFIGDSFVVTVRHGEGAPLAAVRRRLEAETDVLKHGPTAVLYAISDAIVDHYIDVAGELQVDLEELETEVFAPAATGDSKNTAARIYTFKRQVLEFRRATVPLGAPMARLASAGVPFVHEQSQPFFRDVQDHLTRANEQVEGLDRLLSDILSAHLAQMGVRQNDDMRKISAWAAMAAVPTMVAGIYGMNFDHMPELKWVWAYPAVILLMAGVVLGLYRQFKRRGWL; from the coding sequence ATACGCGCCGTGATTGTGGACTGCGCCATCTACCGCGACGGGCGCCGCACCGACGGCCCCGCCGACTTCTCCGACGCCCTCGACGAGGCCCGCGCCACCGGTGACGCGTTCTTGTGGATAGGTCTGCACGAGCCGACGGAGAAGGAGTTCGAGCTGGTCAGCAGCGAGTTCGGACTGCACCCGCTGGCGGTGGAGGACGCGCTGGCCGCGCACCAGCGGCCGAAGCTGGAGGTCTACGACGACTCGCTGTTCGCGGTCATAAAGCCGGTCGTGTACGACCACGAGAGCGACACGGTCTCCGCGGACGAACTGATGGTGTTCATAGGCGACTCGTTCGTCGTGACGGTCCGGCACGGCGAGGGTGCTCCGCTCGCCGCCGTACGCCGTCGGCTGGAGGCCGAGACCGATGTGCTCAAGCACGGTCCGACCGCGGTGCTGTACGCGATCAGCGACGCGATCGTGGACCACTACATCGACGTCGCGGGCGAGCTCCAGGTCGACCTGGAGGAGCTGGAGACCGAGGTCTTCGCCCCGGCCGCGACCGGCGACTCGAAGAACACCGCGGCCCGCATCTACACGTTCAAGCGCCAGGTGCTGGAGTTCCGCAGGGCGACCGTTCCGCTGGGCGCCCCGATGGCCCGGCTGGCGAGCGCGGGGGTGCCCTTCGTCCATGAACAGTCGCAGCCGTTCTTCCGGGACGTCCAGGACCATCTGACGCGCGCCAACGAGCAGGTGGAGGGGCTCGACCGGCTGCTCTCCGACATCCTGTCCGCGCATCTCGCGCAGATGGGGGTGCGGCAGAACGACGACATGCGCAAGATCTCGGCCTGGGCGGCGATGGCGGCGGTCCCGACCATGGTGGCTGGGATCTACGGCATGAACTTCGACCACATGCCGGAGCTGAAGTGGGTCTGGGCCTATCCGGCGGTGATCCTGCTGATGGCGGGCGTGGTCCTCGGCCTGTACCGACAGTTCAAACGGCGCGGCTGGCTCTGA
- a CDS encoding SCO1664 family protein has translation MPAPERIPSRGLTDAGRMTLLGKGELTVLGQVRGASNAVLYCSVAYEGEEAHCVYKPVAGEQPLWDFPDGTLAQREVAAYEVSEATGWGLVPPTVLRDGPYGQGMCQLWIEAAPQGEDDPGLLALVEDEEPGDGWKAVALAEVAEGKTALLVHADDPRLRRLAVLDAVINNGDRKGGHLLPAPDGRLYGIDHGVTFNAEDKLRTLLWGWAGEPLPAEAVEVLDRLAGELEPGAALVTRLEELITAAEIEALRARVAGLRSTGLHREPSGGWPAIPWPPV, from the coding sequence ATGCCCGCGCCAGAACGGATACCGTCGCGGGGCCTGACCGACGCCGGGCGGATGACCCTGCTCGGCAAGGGCGAGCTCACCGTCCTCGGACAGGTCCGCGGAGCGTCCAACGCGGTGCTGTACTGCTCGGTCGCGTACGAGGGCGAAGAGGCGCACTGCGTGTACAAGCCGGTCGCCGGTGAGCAGCCCCTGTGGGACTTCCCCGACGGCACTCTCGCCCAGCGCGAGGTGGCCGCCTACGAGGTCTCGGAGGCGACCGGCTGGGGCCTGGTGCCGCCGACCGTGCTGCGGGACGGTCCGTACGGCCAGGGCATGTGCCAGCTGTGGATCGAGGCGGCGCCGCAGGGCGAGGACGATCCGGGACTGCTCGCGCTCGTCGAGGACGAGGAGCCGGGCGATGGCTGGAAGGCCGTCGCCCTCGCCGAGGTGGCGGAGGGGAAGACCGCGCTGCTCGTGCACGCGGACGATCCCCGGCTGCGACGGCTCGCCGTGCTCGACGCGGTGATCAACAACGGCGACCGCAAGGGCGGGCACCTGCTGCCCGCGCCCGACGGCCGGCTGTACGGCATCGACCACGGTGTGACCTTCAACGCGGAGGACAAGCTGCGCACCCTGCTCTGGGGCTGGGCGGGAGAGCCGCTGCCCGCGGAGGCGGTCGAGGTGCTGGACCGGCTGGCCGGCGAGCTGGAGCCGGGGGCGGCCCTGGTCACCCGGCTGGAGGAACTGATCACCGCGGCCGAGATCGAGGCGCTGCGGGCCCGGGTGGCGGGGCTGCGGTCCACCGGACTCCACCGGGAGCCGAGCGGGGGCTGGCCGGCCATTCCGTGGCCGCCGGTGTAG
- a CDS encoding DUF5703 family protein, with amino-acid sequence MPEYEFVDVYVPRGLSRKETTRLLTDHAEYGHWELDRLTLRLDGSRRVRLRRRIIRQLRATW; translated from the coding sequence ATGCCGGAATACGAATTTGTCGACGTGTACGTGCCGCGCGGGCTGTCCCGGAAGGAGACGACCCGCCTGCTGACCGACCATGCCGAGTACGGGCACTGGGAGTTGGACCGACTGACGCTGCGCCTGGACGGCAGCCGCCGGGTGCGGCTGCGTCGGCGGATCATCCGCCAGCTGCGGGCCACCTGGTGA
- a CDS encoding DUF3090 domain-containing protein, with protein MSRQVFLYDPPDRFVAGTVGLPGRRTFFLQASSGGRVTSVALEKTQVAALAERVDELLDEVVRRTGGNSPVPAVAPMDVTDTAPLDVPVEEEFRVGTMALAWDGEEQRMIVEAQALVELDAESVEDLAEAEERLLQDEENGPPMLRVRLGGAQARAFAKRALDVVNAGRPPCPLCSLPLDPEGHVCPRQNGYRRGA; from the coding sequence GTGTCCCGTCAGGTGTTCCTCTACGACCCCCCGGACCGTTTCGTGGCCGGTACGGTCGGGCTGCCTGGACGTCGTACGTTCTTCCTGCAGGCATCCTCAGGCGGACGTGTCACCAGCGTGGCCCTGGAGAAGACCCAAGTCGCCGCCCTCGCAGAGCGGGTGGACGAACTGCTCGACGAAGTGGTCCGCCGCACCGGGGGCAACTCCCCGGTGCCGGCCGTGGCCCCGATGGACGTCACCGACACCGCTCCGCTCGACGTCCCCGTCGAGGAGGAGTTCCGGGTCGGCACGATGGCCCTCGCCTGGGACGGCGAGGAACAGCGCATGATCGTCGAGGCGCAGGCCCTGGTCGAGCTGGACGCGGAATCCGTCGAGGATCTCGCGGAGGCCGAGGAGCGGCTGCTCCAGGACGAGGAGAACGGCCCGCCGATGCTCCGGGTCCGGCTCGGCGGAGCCCAGGCCCGAGCCTTCGCCAAACGCGCCCTGGACGTCGTGAACGCCGGCCGCCCGCCGTGCCCGCTGTGCAGCCTCCCGCTCGATCCGGAAGGACACGTATGCCCGCGCCAGAACGGATACCGTCGCGGGGCCTGA
- a CDS encoding M20/M25/M40 family metallo-hydrolase, with protein sequence MSETNAARTGSGESAESEVVDLCRDLIRIDTSNYGDHSGPGERLAAEYVAEKLSEVGLEPQIFESHKGRASTVARIEGEDSSKPALLIHGHTDVVPANAHDWTHHPFSGEIADGCVWGRGAVDMKDMDAMTLAVVRERMRSGRKPPRDIVLAFLADEEAGGTYGARYLVDKHPDLFEGVTEAIGEVGGFSFTVNENLRLYLVETAQKGMHWMRLTVDGTAGHGSMTNDDNAITELCEAVGRLGRHKWPVRVTKTVRSFLDELSDALGTPLDPEDMDATLAKLGGIAKMVGATLRNSAAPTMLGAGYKVNVIPGQATAHVDGRFLPGYEQEFLTDLDRILGPRVKREDVHGDKALETDFDGSLVDAMQIALKAEDPIARAVPYMLSGGTDAKSFDDLGIRCFGFAPLKLPPELDFAGMFHGVDERVPVDGLKFGVRVLDRFIDNS encoded by the coding sequence GTGAGCGAGACCAATGCGGCCCGGACCGGCTCGGGTGAGAGCGCCGAGAGTGAGGTCGTGGACCTCTGTCGTGACCTGATCCGGATCGACACCAGCAACTACGGGGACCACTCGGGGCCGGGTGAGCGGCTGGCCGCCGAGTACGTGGCCGAGAAGCTCTCGGAGGTCGGGCTGGAGCCGCAGATCTTCGAGTCCCACAAGGGCCGGGCCTCCACCGTGGCGCGGATCGAGGGCGAGGACTCCTCCAAGCCGGCGCTGCTGATCCACGGCCACACCGATGTCGTCCCGGCGAACGCCCACGACTGGACGCACCACCCCTTCTCGGGGGAGATCGCGGACGGCTGCGTGTGGGGCCGGGGCGCGGTCGACATGAAGGACATGGACGCGATGACCCTCGCGGTCGTGCGCGAGCGGATGCGCAGCGGCCGCAAGCCCCCGCGGGACATCGTGCTCGCCTTCCTCGCGGACGAGGAGGCGGGCGGCACCTACGGGGCCCGGTATCTCGTCGACAAGCACCCCGACCTGTTCGAGGGCGTCACCGAGGCGATCGGCGAGGTCGGCGGCTTCTCCTTCACGGTCAACGAGAACCTGCGCCTCTACCTCGTGGAGACCGCGCAGAAGGGCATGCACTGGATGCGGCTGACCGTGGACGGCACGGCCGGGCACGGGTCCATGACCAATGACGACAACGCGATCACCGAGCTGTGCGAGGCGGTCGGGCGGCTCGGGCGGCACAAGTGGCCGGTTCGGGTGACCAAGACCGTGCGGTCCTTCCTGGACGAGCTGTCCGACGCGCTCGGCACCCCGCTGGACCCCGAGGACATGGACGCCACGCTGGCCAAGCTGGGCGGCATCGCCAAGATGGTCGGCGCCACCCTGCGCAACTCCGCCGCCCCCACCATGCTGGGCGCGGGCTACAAGGTGAACGTGATCCCGGGGCAGGCCACCGCCCATGTCGACGGCCGCTTCCTGCCGGGGTACGAGCAGGAGTTCCTGACCGACCTCGACCGGATCCTCGGCCCGCGCGTCAAGCGCGAGGACGTGCACGGCGACAAGGCGCTGGAGACCGACTTCGACGGCTCCCTGGTGGACGCGATGCAGATCGCGCTCAAGGCGGAGGACCCGATCGCCCGCGCGGTCCCGTACATGCTCTCGGGCGGTACGGACGCCAAGTCCTTCGACGACCTGGGCATCCGCTGCTTCGGGTTCGCCCCGCTGAAGCTCCCCCCGGAGCTGGACTTCGCGGGCATGTTCCACGGCGTGGACGAGCGGGTACCGGTCGACGGCCTGAAGTTCGGCGTCCGGGTTCTCGACCGTTTCATCGACAACAGCTGA
- a CDS encoding LLM class F420-dependent oxidoreductase, which yields MRLGINLGYWGAGMDGDNLAVAQEADRLGYDVCWAAEAYGSDAPTVLSWVAAQTESIDIGSAIMQIPARQPAMTAMTAATLDSLSGGRFRLGLGVSGPQVSEGWYGVKFDKPLARTREYVEIVRKAMTRERLSYEGQHWTLPLPDGPGKPIKLTIHPEREHIPVYIAAIGPKNLEQTGEIGDGALLIFPSAEHLEDTAIRHLRAGREKAGKTMEGFDVCPTLPLAVGDDVTGLADMFRPYTALYVGGMGSPKQNFYNQLAQRMGYEKEAAEIQEKYLSGDKSGAATAVPHQLIDQTTLLGPVERISDRMQAYAAAGVTTLTLAPAGFTLDERIAALRAGTDALERSGLA from the coding sequence ATGCGGCTCGGCATCAATCTCGGCTACTGGGGCGCGGGTATGGACGGGGACAACCTCGCCGTCGCGCAGGAGGCCGACCGGCTCGGCTACGACGTCTGCTGGGCGGCCGAGGCCTACGGCTCCGACGCCCCGACCGTGCTGAGCTGGGTGGCCGCGCAGACCGAGTCCATCGACATCGGCTCCGCGATCATGCAGATCCCGGCCCGCCAGCCCGCCATGACGGCGATGACGGCCGCCACCCTCGACTCGCTCTCCGGCGGCCGGTTCCGGCTCGGCCTCGGGGTGTCGGGGCCGCAGGTCTCCGAGGGCTGGTACGGCGTCAAGTTCGACAAGCCGCTGGCCCGCACCCGCGAGTACGTCGAGATCGTCCGCAAGGCGATGACCCGCGAGCGGCTGTCGTACGAGGGACAGCACTGGACGCTCCCGCTGCCGGACGGGCCGGGCAAGCCGATCAAGCTGACCATCCACCCGGAGCGCGAGCACATCCCGGTGTACATCGCCGCGATCGGCCCGAAGAACCTGGAGCAGACCGGCGAGATCGGTGACGGGGCACTGCTGATCTTCCCCTCCGCCGAGCACCTGGAGGACACCGCGATCAGGCACCTGCGGGCCGGCCGGGAGAAGGCCGGCAAGACCATGGAGGGCTTCGACGTCTGTCCGACCCTGCCGCTCGCGGTCGGCGACGACGTCACCGGCCTCGCGGACATGTTCCGGCCGTACACCGCGCTGTACGTCGGCGGCATGGGCAGCCCCAAGCAGAACTTCTACAACCAGCTCGCCCAGCGCATGGGGTACGAGAAGGAAGCCGCCGAGATCCAGGAGAAGTACCTGTCCGGAGACAAGAGCGGTGCCGCCACCGCCGTTCCGCACCAGCTGATCGACCAGACCACGCTGCTCGGCCCGGTGGAGCGGATCTCCGACCGGATGCAGGCCTACGCGGCCGCGGGCGTCACCACCCTGACCCTGGCCCCGGCAGGCTTCACGCTCGACGAGCGGATCGCCGCGCTGCGCGCCGGCACGGACGCGCTGGAGCGCTCCGGGCTCGCGTAG
- a CDS encoding chaplin, with product MRQVTRKGLITMAAAGGVLALSGGYAHADAGASGGASNSPGVLSGNSVQIPVDVPVNVCGNSVSVVGLINPTFGNACGNGSGGAAAGRTGSSAGTGSGSHAADSRASGSRASQDRGQGARTGTGKHRAVPTDNGGGATAQGYAQGSPGLLSGNQIQAPIDIPVNACGNSIDIVGLLNPSFGNDCENESTPQVTPPVAPPVAPPVTPVTHPKAPPAPGPRTIPNAPEPQSMPEGTPQLAHTGSGGLDLLIPAGAGLLLAGAGTVLYRRGKAAA from the coding sequence ATGCGACAGGTCACGCGTAAAGGCCTGATCACCATGGCGGCCGCGGGCGGCGTACTCGCGCTCAGTGGCGGTTACGCGCACGCCGACGCGGGAGCGTCCGGCGGTGCGTCGAATTCCCCGGGGGTGCTTTCAGGGAATTCGGTACAGATCCCGGTCGACGTACCGGTGAACGTCTGCGGTAACTCCGTGAGCGTCGTCGGACTGATCAATCCGACCTTCGGGAACGCCTGCGGAAACGGTTCTGGGGGTGCGGCCGCAGGCCGGACCGGATCGTCCGCAGGTACTGGGTCGGGCAGCCACGCTGCGGACAGCCGGGCCTCCGGCAGCCGCGCGTCGCAGGACCGTGGCCAGGGGGCGCGGACGGGCACCGGCAAGCACCGTGCCGTGCCCACGGACAACGGTGGCGGGGCAACGGCACAGGGCTACGCGCAGGGCTCGCCCGGTCTGCTCTCTGGCAACCAGATCCAGGCCCCCATCGACATCCCCGTGAACGCCTGCGGGAACAGCATCGACATCGTCGGACTGCTGAACCCCAGCTTCGGCAACGACTGCGAGAACGAGAGCACGCCGCAGGTCACGCCGCCGGTCGCTCCTCCGGTGGCTCCTCCGGTGACTCCGGTCACCCACCCCAAGGCGCCGCCGGCACCCGGGCCCCGCACCATCCCGAACGCGCCGGAGCCGCAGAGCATGCCCGAGGGCACTCCGCAGCTCGCACACACCGGATCGGGCGGGCTCGACCTGCTGATCCCGGCCGGCGCGGGCCTGCTGCTGGCAGGCGCGGGCACGGTGCTGTACCGCCGCGGCAAGGCCGCCGCCTAG
- a CDS encoding helix-hairpin-helix domain-containing protein — MTALPRGETPGSPATDDESVVADVSTPSPAEEAAAGTDEATEGAADDAADEATDGAADGSSADAPADDGTDSEPADGGGTAGGADASGDGDTAAAPVLSEAEAELAAQRELLERIEKRKAEKDGPIPAGTKLSGPAADLLAAVRAVESGEKPGAAFFDAPAPATPRRPAPAPVRERAPEPVGADRGAAPEAVAAVAAVLASGGAPESLAAPAAGTLGAHAADVLREDPWQLLALPGVGPEQADGFARALLGAECGPDDERRTDALIGWLLERAALQGHTALDSAEVRTALTGRSVSDPDAAVQHAVAEGVVLVFQNGAEDGAEDGAEEEAQEEGPEAAETPAEDREAGPQEPVQVFLGLDRYALAEESLADGLARLVNAVEKDADWTGAAESAPSPSAAELIRTAAAHGLVAHTGGEAARAEPAALIAAASGLGLRALGTTHSADGARRLAEAVGDASAAVTLAGLLSGAEGPGRDEEGALAVDLLVVLDAPQLDVETGAMLVEALADGARLVLSGDPGVLGSAGAGRVFADVLAARACPQVVSRTPDPGPIGELVSGIGIGELNQVAAPGREVVIVPVRDAGEAVHRTVQLVADSVPRAIGVPSSDTQVITVGHGGSAGTRALNEALKQRLNPGPGRFGGFDPGDRIAHVPAPGRTVPGVVVSADAEGLHLDCAGTPVVVPQERVEASVRHAWALSAHQAAGMRWPAVVVVLPGDAAQGLSRPWVYTAFGRGERHLSVVHGVDQALPRAVAQSPAQDRTTRLRTLLEASEG, encoded by the coding sequence GTGACTGCGCTTCCCCGGGGGGAAACCCCCGGCTCCCCGGCCACCGACGACGAAAGCGTCGTCGCGGACGTCTCCACGCCCTCCCCCGCGGAGGAGGCCGCCGCCGGGACCGACGAAGCGACCGAAGGCGCGGCTGACGACGCGGCCGACGAAGCCACCGACGGGGCAGCTGACGGCTCGTCGGCCGACGCGCCGGCCGACGACGGTACCGACAGCGAGCCGGCCGACGGCGGAGGGACGGCCGGTGGGGCTGACGCGAGCGGCGACGGCGACACCGCCGCCGCCCCGGTCCTCTCCGAGGCGGAGGCGGAGCTGGCGGCCCAGCGCGAGCTGCTGGAGCGGATCGAGAAGCGCAAGGCCGAGAAGGACGGCCCCATCCCCGCCGGTACGAAGCTGAGCGGACCGGCCGCCGATCTGCTGGCGGCCGTACGCGCCGTGGAGAGCGGCGAGAAGCCGGGCGCCGCGTTCTTCGACGCCCCCGCGCCCGCCACCCCCCGCAGGCCCGCTCCCGCCCCGGTCCGGGAGCGGGCCCCGGAGCCCGTCGGCGCGGACCGGGGCGCCGCCCCGGAGGCGGTCGCCGCCGTGGCCGCCGTGCTGGCCTCCGGCGGCGCCCCGGAGAGCCTGGCCGCCCCGGCCGCCGGGACGCTCGGCGCACACGCGGCCGACGTCCTGCGCGAGGACCCCTGGCAGCTGCTCGCCCTGCCCGGCGTCGGGCCCGAGCAGGCCGACGGCTTCGCACGGGCGCTGCTGGGCGCGGAGTGCGGCCCTGACGACGAGCGGCGCACCGACGCCCTGATCGGCTGGCTGCTGGAGCGCGCGGCGCTGCAGGGCCACACCGCGCTGGACTCCGCGGAGGTGCGCACCGCGCTCACCGGACGGTCGGTGAGCGACCCGGACGCCGCCGTACAGCACGCCGTCGCCGAGGGCGTCGTCCTGGTCTTCCAGAACGGGGCGGAGGACGGCGCGGAGGACGGGGCGGAGGAGGAAGCGCAGGAGGAGGGGCCGGAAGCCGCCGAGACGCCCGCAGAGGACCGGGAAGCGGGCCCGCAGGAGCCGGTGCAGGTGTTCCTGGGCCTCGACCGCTATGCCCTGGCGGAGGAGAGCCTCGCGGACGGGCTGGCCCGGCTGGTGAACGCGGTGGAGAAGGACGCCGACTGGACCGGGGCCGCCGAGTCGGCGCCCTCCCCCTCTGCCGCCGAGCTGATCCGTACCGCCGCCGCCCACGGGCTCGTCGCGCACACCGGCGGCGAGGCGGCGAGGGCCGAGCCCGCCGCCCTGATCGCCGCGGCGAGCGGCCTCGGCCTGCGGGCCCTGGGCACCACCCACAGCGCGGACGGCGCACGGCGGCTGGCCGAGGCGGTGGGCGACGCCTCGGCGGCCGTCACGCTGGCCGGGCTGCTCTCCGGCGCCGAGGGCCCGGGACGGGACGAGGAGGGGGCCCTCGCCGTCGACCTGCTCGTCGTGCTGGACGCCCCTCAGCTCGACGTCGAGACCGGCGCGATGCTGGTGGAGGCCCTCGCGGACGGGGCCCGGCTGGTCCTCAGCGGCGATCCGGGCGTGCTGGGCTCAGCGGGTGCGGGCCGGGTCTTCGCCGATGTGCTGGCCGCCCGCGCGTGCCCGCAGGTCGTCTCCCGTACGCCGGATCCCGGTCCGATCGGGGAGCTGGTCTCCGGCATCGGCATCGGGGAGCTGAACCAGGTGGCGGCGCCGGGCCGGGAAGTGGTGATCGTGCCCGTGCGTGACGCGGGCGAGGCGGTGCACCGCACGGTGCAGCTGGTGGCCGACTCGGTGCCGCGCGCCATCGGCGTCCCGTCGTCCGACACCCAGGTGATCACCGTGGGCCACGGCGGGTCCGCGGGCACCCGGGCGCTGAACGAGGCGCTCAAGCAGCGGCTCAACCCCGGCCCCGGCCGCTTCGGCGGCTTCGACCCCGGCGACCGGATCGCCCATGTCCCCGCACCGGGCCGGACGGTGCCCGGCGTGGTCGTCTCGGCCGACGCGGAGGGCCTGCACCTGGACTGTGCGGGGACCCCGGTCGTCGTGCCGCAGGAGCGGGTGGAGGCGTCCGTACGCCACGCCTGGGCGCTCAGCGCCCATCAGGCGGCCGGTATGCGGTGGCCCGCGGTGGTCGTCGTACTGCCGGGTGACGCCGCGCAGGGGCTCAGCCGCCCCTGGGTCTACACCGCCTTCGGCCGGGGCGAACGGCACCTGTCCGTGGTCCACGGGGTGGATCAGGCGCTGCCGCGCGCGGTCGCCCAGTCCCCCGCGCAGGACCGCACCACCCGGCTGCGCACCCTGCTGGAGGCGTCCGAGGGCTGA
- a CDS encoding aldo/keto reductase — translation MEQRHLGRTGLRVSRIGLGTLTWGRDTDEHDAAEQLKAFWEVGGTLVDTADVYGGGESEYLLGRLVEGLVPRRDLVIATKAGSVPDPYRRFDGSRGHLLAALDASLARLGTDYVDLWQVHAFDPVTPLDETLQALDLAVSSGRARYAGVSNFCGWQLAKAATWQLAAPGLRTRLASTQMEYSLLQRGVEREVLPAALDLGVGLLPSSPLGRGVLTAKYRTGTPTDSRGASELLAPFVEPYLDEPASRIVDAVATAADGLATTPLQVALAWVRDRPGVVAPIVGARNAHQLTEALSVETLSLPDEICRALDDVSAPVHRYPDQDWSTL, via the coding sequence ATGGAGCAGAGGCATCTCGGCCGCACCGGCCTTCGAGTGTCCCGGATCGGGCTCGGCACCCTCACCTGGGGCAGGGACACCGACGAGCACGACGCTGCCGAGCAGCTCAAGGCCTTCTGGGAGGTGGGCGGCACCCTGGTCGACACGGCGGACGTGTACGGCGGCGGCGAGTCCGAGTACCTGCTCGGGCGGCTCGTCGAGGGGCTGGTGCCGAGGCGTGATCTGGTCATCGCCACCAAGGCCGGCAGCGTGCCCGACCCGTACCGCAGGTTCGACGGTTCACGCGGGCATCTGCTGGCCGCCCTCGACGCCTCGCTGGCCCGGCTCGGCACGGACTACGTGGACCTGTGGCAGGTGCACGCCTTCGATCCGGTGACGCCGCTGGACGAGACGCTCCAGGCGCTGGACCTGGCGGTGTCCAGCGGGCGCGCCCGCTACGCGGGAGTGTCGAACTTCTGCGGCTGGCAGCTGGCCAAGGCCGCGACCTGGCAGCTGGCCGCCCCGGGCCTGCGGACCCGGCTGGCCAGTACGCAGATGGAGTACTCGCTGCTGCAACGGGGCGTGGAGCGCGAGGTGTTGCCGGCGGCGCTCGACCTCGGGGTGGGGCTGCTGCCGTCCTCGCCGCTGGGCCGGGGCGTGCTGACCGCCAAGTACCGCACCGGCACCCCGACGGACTCGCGCGGCGCCTCAGAGCTGCTGGCCCCGTTCGTGGAGCCGTACCTCGACGAGCCGGCGAGCCGCATCGTGGACGCCGTGGCGACCGCCGCCGACGGACTGGCCACGACGCCGCTGCAGGTGGCGCTCGCCTGGGTGCGGGACCGTCCGGGCGTGGTCGCCCCGATCGTCGGCGCGCGCAACGCGCACCAGCTCACGGAGGCTTTGTCAGTGGAGACGCTTAGTCTTCCTGACGAGATCTGCCGCGCGCTCGACGATGTGTCGGCGCCCGTGCACCGCTATCCCGACCAGGACTGGAGCACGCTGTGA